Proteins from a single region of Bogoriella caseilytica:
- the rsgA gene encoding ribosome small subunit-dependent GTPase A, translating into MARDSGTDDPRVRIRPDKRGSRPRTKVRPSYEDAEPAMVLTVDRGRYGVLLDAGLPSRREIVAVKAKELGRDGGHRGQSAIVVGDRVRVVGDTSGSAGSLARIVGRDERSSVLRRSLEESASGYERVIVANADQLVIVVAAAQPEPRPRLVDRCLVAAYDAGMDPLLCLTKADLADPAEFLERYAALDVPWVITSSMTDDPQHDAGLSALHERLAGRTSVLVGHSGVGKSTLVNALVPAASRATGEVNTVTGRGRHTSSSAVALELTGSGHQVNAGWIIDTPGVRSFGLQHVKPEDLLAAFEDLAEAATACPRGCTHGEGAPDCALDRWAEQADPASRARLASFRRLLESRTPEQPGR; encoded by the coding sequence ATGGCGCGCGACAGCGGCACCGACGATCCACGGGTACGCATCCGCCCGGACAAACGAGGTTCCCGCCCGCGCACCAAGGTGCGCCCGAGCTACGAGGACGCCGAGCCCGCCATGGTGCTGACCGTGGACCGCGGCCGCTACGGGGTGCTCCTCGACGCCGGGCTGCCGTCGCGACGCGAGATCGTGGCGGTCAAAGCCAAGGAACTGGGTCGCGACGGCGGGCACCGGGGGCAGAGCGCCATCGTCGTCGGTGACCGCGTGCGCGTGGTCGGGGACACCTCAGGCAGCGCCGGAAGCCTGGCGCGGATCGTGGGCCGGGATGAACGCAGCTCCGTGCTGCGACGCTCCCTCGAGGAGTCCGCCAGCGGGTACGAACGCGTCATCGTGGCCAACGCCGACCAGCTCGTCATCGTGGTCGCCGCCGCCCAGCCCGAACCCCGGCCACGCCTGGTGGACCGGTGCCTGGTGGCCGCCTACGACGCCGGCATGGACCCCCTGCTCTGCCTGACCAAGGCCGATCTGGCCGATCCCGCCGAGTTCCTGGAGCGCTACGCCGCGCTCGATGTGCCCTGGGTGATCACCAGTTCGATGACCGATGATCCCCAGCACGACGCCGGCCTGTCCGCCCTGCATGAGCGACTGGCCGGCCGCACCTCAGTGCTGGTGGGCCATTCCGGGGTGGGCAAGTCCACCCTGGTCAACGCCCTGGTCCCAGCGGCCTCGCGAGCCACCGGAGAGGTCAACACGGTCACCGGCCGCGGGCGGCACACGTCGTCCTCGGCGGTGGCGCTCGAACTGACCGGCAGCGGCCACCAGGTCAACGCCGGCTGGATCATCGACACACCCGGCGTGCGCTCCTTCGGACTGCAGCACGTCAAGCCCGAGGATCTGCTCGCGGCCTTCGAGGATCTGGCCGAGGCTGCCACGGCCTGCCCGCGCGGCTGCACCCACGGCGAGGGCGCCCCCGACTGCGCCCTGGACCGGTGGGCCGAACAGGCGGATCCGGCCAGCCGCGCACGGCTCGCCTCCTTTCGCCGGCTGCTGGAATCGCGCACCCCGGAGCAACCAGGGCGCTGA